DNA from Coffea arabica cultivar ET-39 chromosome 10c, Coffea Arabica ET-39 HiFi, whole genome shotgun sequence:
aagtGAATTAAACTagccaaatgaattgaatgaaatcaattgattaagcgaaatgatgatttattcaaaatcgaccgaattgccctaaaataggtaaactggtcaaatgtatcggatgatttattcaaaattgacaagatcaccctaaaaagggtaaactggtcaaatgaaatttgaacgaaactgatgatttattcaaaattgattgaattgacctaagaatgggtaaactaatcaaatgaattaaatgaaattggTGGTCTATttaaaatcgactagattgccctaaaaaacggacaaattgataaaatggactagatgaaattgatgaataaaatggtccaatggaggGAATTGAATTGACAGCTTATTTGaaaatcaatctatccactggtagcttcaaaaatttattgcgatgcattagtctatgagccttctaaaatcaaattttggcctcaatttatttattgtctcaatagtgaggaattacttgtgaatttcttcaaattaatgtcttttaagcaagggatttttaccaattttgataaaatggccaaaaggtgattattagacgctcatattccaaagatcgctcttgaaaatgatcggatcctaccttaccttgtgcactaccccttcggatggtacaaaatgtaaacgtgcaagtctcattggattatatatccgaaacacagggcggtttattcctagtacgggatcccctaaatggcattcccttctatggtttatgcatgatgccagtttattaaagcgagtAAATGTGCAATAcacaaatgaaacgtgacctaaaggaaccctttatacgccagggtaggcctaaaatgatatgacaTTATCATCCTACAAATGCAACATATCAGAATCTTTGGatgtgcaatagcctatctaagAAGATGGGTTCTATaaagaggatcatgccagatctcttattcctaacgtttgtgaatgcaaaagacaaggaGACAAAGAAAcattagttcaacacataatcacgtAACACGTTGGGCAATTAAAAGcaaaaagataaataaggaaagaggggtgggatccctcccctcgtgcctagTGTTCCTAGCCGGGTAGGTCGACTTATCCTAGGCacttctaacatggatgcatgaggtttggttcactaatgcatctagacagGCTTTGGCTCCCAaaccttcagacctaaaggcgaagggtcatcactcccagggcctttggtcggtggctcgagtgatcccttaggtagcgctatgggcgcagggcacaccatccgcctactcaaggcaatcgatcctaatcctacagggagatgtgggatggcgcccacgaaaaagaaaaatagggaTAAAATAatgcatgcacgtatgctagtgctcgtttggaagggagggatcgagaaccaacgcgaggttctaaggtgatgtcccccacccaaatgcaatgcaaagcgcgagataagacaagtaaaacatacatccaaacaaccaaatcatacatacgtgagtgaggagGTAGTTTGAtatgcgcgcgaggcaaaaagtcctaaaaaagaaaaatgcaaccctaatatccaaatgctatgcataaaaagggtagaaaacggaaaagaatggctagatcaaatgctcggacccacttaggaagtccccagtggagtcgccaatctgtcgcgccccactttttgatggtgtgaaggtagtgtgtgagatatgtatgtgaacgtgtgtgaaagtgaaaatagaaggccgtgggattgtgaaatgcgacggtttggccaaataaagttcaaaaagggttttttggatgaaaaaatggagtcgccacttggtataaagttagggtgtaccaagtcacccaaaaatgattttttgtttttgaacgaaaaagtaaacaaacccttttaaagaacttttaggtctacgtaaccaaaaaaggggatcgggggtcacatttgataaggaagaaggcaaaggcaaggcctaaggcactcccttaccctagccaaagctagttgcgtgacttagccccacttttcctaattcttctacccaaaatatgtgttgcatgttggacgtgactaatggatatataaaaaaaagaaagaaaaatgtaattctaaatctaaaatgtctcttatgaggctttttggtcccaaccacatgagttgtggtagCCAATAAGAAAAGCCCTCATGGAGGTCATGGTTagtgcaaatgaggactcaaatatgagtgtaagtgtgcaaatgtaagaaaaatgcaagtgtgcgaatgtaagaaaagtgcaagtgtgccaattgagaaaataaaggtgtttgtgtgcaaatggataaaaatatgatagtagatacatataagtgcaattgggtgcaatttgtgaggtagaaaataaatgataaaagaagaaaaatatgcaaacatggcatgtggattgagaaaaatataagtagtgaaagaatgtggataaagaaagtgagaaaagtgatatgataaaaatgagaatgTATGAACCtggaggaatgcatcaagtcgggtacgggaatgactcctaactttacgactttgatttttcctttgattagaagggagaactagcgtgctaaggctattttgtagccacactcgctcgtttcccttatcgaaaggggactctcaagcaaatgtaccctataactagtatgagaatgcgaaaacctaaaatgagggaaaagggttggaggagcatgcaaaatgctaaaaaaccaagaaaaatgcatgaaatgtagtgaaacatgcaagtatgtactaacaaGAGGGACTAATATGCCCAAAGCAAAGCAagggataacttgggctaaaaccaccaaagcaagggattaatgcaccaatttaattaccAATTAATTACATGGAATAAAAATAACACGAAATTGAAGCACTTAAAACACCCAAATAGACTAAGCAACCTATACTCAAAGGTTTAAAGCAGACAAAGacctaattgaaagaattaGTCAATCATTCGAGTccaatcgaaacatttaagaaCTCAAAGGTCCACAAGTAAAGGACAAGATCAAATAATAgttcaaattgcaatcaacttaggacttaattgcaagagattggaatgtaattgggtctttgtagcattgctgcaaaatcacagagatcaaattgattagttttcccAATCTTCCgggtcatagtggcataaggggaaacttgaggggttaaagtgtaatttttagaagttattttcatgcaaaaaccaTGCAATTACGTAGAAGGCCTTCTGCAattctggtttcctttcctaTATGATATGCTGTGTTTCATTATTAACCAAATgcatcaccaaaaaaaaaaaactttgaaccGAAATAAACCTCAAGATGCAATTCCAACCATTACCAAATTCAATACCACACTTTTATTGTAAGATTATGGCAGAAAATCTGAGTTGATGACTgccaaaaatgaaagaaataacGGCAGAAGAAAGAAACAACTCTTATTGAACTAGCATAAGAAAACTGCAAGTGAGCGAAATGAAAACAAAACAGCGTCTTTTCGTGATACACTCGGGAAACTGGAATCAGATAGGATGAAACAATCATAAATCAAGTGATAAACATCAATGCCAACAAAGGTAACCGAATAAAGCCTTCTGCTACAACAACAAATTTGGCAGCTAAGGAGGTTTTTTGCAATGTTTTTCAGATGCAGCCTTATGGCTTATCAAAACACCATCAAAATGACTTAAACCTCTGCAGTGGCTTCCAAccaaattccccagataaaaaatctaaaaatcCCTACCATAATCTTGcaataaaaaacaaacaaaagactCAACACACATAGAAAACATCTCTCCAAACTCTCGGATGGAATTAAATTGATCTCTTTTATCCAAGCGATAGAAATGGACGGACAGTGGCAAAACCATAAGTTTACTAAACTAAAACAAACCTGATGGGAGTCAAATCATTTACATGTAAAACCATGAGCCAAGTGTTAAATTCTTTGGGAAAAATCCCATACAAAGCCGCGGggaaactttttttttgagCAACAAATGCCTTCTGCAAGCTTCGATGAAGCAGCAATTATGCAAAGCTCCAAACAAATCTAGTGAACCCATCCCCTCAAAAACTCCTTAACACTGAATACTTCAAATGAAACCAAAGTTATTGATTATGGACACAAATTTCAGCAGACCAGAACTAATGGCCAAATAGAGACAAACAACGTAACACTGAACGCAcaatgagagaaaaaaaaattgagcaaaGGAGGAATTCCTTAGACCCCCAGATTCGTTCATCAGTTTCACAGCTAATGACCTTTCCAAACACAGCTCTAATATTAGATGCTATTCATGGCATTCCAATCAAAGTAGAGAACAAAACAAGCCTTTCAAACGAGCCACAGATTCagtaaacaaaaggaaaaaggagacTAATATGCCCAAGCTGCTGCAACAAGTCGAAAGATTTAATcttgttgcagcagaaaacTCGATCTAAGGATTCTAGCAGGCGGCCTATGAACCAGAACAAGAGGTCACACTCACACGGGAAACATCACATTCAGCCATCAAGACACTGAACAAACTCATGATTCTCATAGACTCGTCATTTATCAATAGAAACTATTGGTAAGAAAGGGCAAAAGAAAGCCTTACGGTACCGTTTCTGATGAAGCTTTCGGCAACAATGGTGGCGGCGGGTTCCTTTTCCGTGGTTGCCACCAGTTCCAACTCTCTTTTTGGTGGCTTCTCCTTCTCTAAACCTAACTGTCTGCAACTCCCTCTCCTCCTAGCTCTCTCGGTTGCACCTTGCCAGCCGTCCCTCCATGCTCTGCTGCTGTCCTCTTCACTCTCCGATTTTTCTCGCCCTAGCCGTCCCTCTTTTCTAGTTTCCTCACTCAACTAGCCGTCCCAAAcctctttgtttctttttttctccctcCTAAAAACCCAGCCGTCACTCTCTTTCTTGCTCTTCTTGCCCGTAGCCTTTTTCTCTCCTTCTCTCCCTCTACCGTCGCCTCCTGATTTTCTCCCCCCTTGGCTGCGATTTCTTCTCAGCTTTTTATAACAAGTcagcaaccctaaaaccctccaTTCAATGGCTACAAATCAATCTCCTCTCCAGCCCTCTCCCTTGGCCATCCGATCTCCTAGACAAAACCCATGAAAATGATATATGTATTCTTATGCAGCATGCATGtgcggttttttttttataaataataaaaagaaatgaaacttattttatgaataattttctccttttgacaaattttaggcTAAAACgtcttacaataaaaataaagataaatggCCAAGAGGGCAAAACCAATacgaaataaaaactaaaaataaaataatagataataataatctaaaatgctaaaagtgcctcaaaaacaagaaatagaTAATAGTTattactaaaacaaaaataaaataaaataaaaaaaagaaataaataagttgaaaaatttggtgtctacatctgCAAACAGCCGCGGATGAGATCCGCTGCAAGACCTTCCCAATGTTCTTGAAGGGGAAGGCTCGGCTCTGGTTCCAAGGTCTGGCACCAGGGTCTATCCGGAGTTTCCGTGAACTGGCCAGACAGTTCGTAGCCCAGTTCGTTTCCTCGAAAACTTACTCGAAGAATGCGACCCACCTAATAGCTATCAGGCAGAGGCCTGACGAGTCCCTGAGGAATTTCATGACCCGTTTCAACGCGGAGAGTCTACAAGTCAGGGACAAAGACGAAAAGGTGGTCATGGTTGCCTTCGTGAATGGGCTCAGGGTAGAGGAACTCTTCTACAAGCTGGCCGAGAAGCCACCTAAAAATCTGGAGGAGCTCTTGACCAGGGCGCACGCGGCCGCTAATGTGGAGGAGGCAGGCCGTCTGAAGAAAGAGTCAGATCAGGAGCTCGGAGATCGGAAGGGACGGGGAAACCCCCTCGAGAGCAAGGATGTTCCGGCCAAGAAAAACGTCTTTGACCGGCTCTCGAGGGAGAAAGCCCCTGCTCCTCCACCACTCCCGGAGAAAGGCTACACCCATTTGACTCGGACTAGGGCCCAGATCCTAGCTGTCATGGAGGCGGAAGGCCTGGGAGGTCGGCCGCCCAAGATGGGGACGCTTCGGAACAAGAGGAACCAGGACCGGTACTGTGCCTTCCACCGCGACGTCGGACACGACACGGAGGGGTGTTGGGCCCTGCGGAAGGAGATTGAAAATCTGATCCAGAAAGGGTTCCTGGGGCGATTCGTGCGACAAGTTTGCTCCGGACAGGAGCCCGGGCACACCTACCGCGGAGATCGGGGCGAAGGCCGGTCGCGACTGTCCTGAGCGGCGTGACGTGCGTCGGGGCCGCTCCCCCGACCAGGACACCCAGAACCTGGTTGGAGTGATAAACACCATCGCCGGGGAACCCACCGGGGTAGACAGTCACACAGCTCGGAAGAGCAGGCGACCTCTCCCCCCGAGGGGGATGACTCCCTGAAACGGCTGCGCATGGACGAGGAGATCACTTTCGGACCAAGAGATGCAGTTCCCCTAGCGTCCGGAAACCATGAGGCCATCGTGATAGACATTGTCACCAACAACTACCGGGTGAAGAAGGTATACGTCGACCAAGGCAGTGCGGTTGACATCATGTTCTATCGGGTGTTCAAGGGGCTCGGCTTGGAGGACGGGCAGCTGACCCCAGTTCGGACACCACTGATGGATTTCACCGGACCCCCTATCAACCCGGAGGGAATGATCACCCTGATGGTCACGGTAGGGCAGGCCCCCAAATACCGGACCATCCCTGTCAACTTCGTCATGGTCAAGCAACAATCCCCGTACAACGTGTTCCTGAGTCGGCCAGCCTTGAACGCTCTCTGAGCTATCCTCTCGACGCTCCACCTCAGCGTCAGATTCCCCACTCCAGGAGGAATAGCCGAGGTACGCGGTGATCCAGAGGTGGCCCGAGCCTGCTACTTGGCCATGTTTCAAGGACGGGAGAAGGTGGTCGCCCTGACGACCTGCCTGGAGCCCTGCATTCCAGGGGAGGAAGCCCGGCAGCTGGGCACCCAGGACGAGATAGAAGAATTCCCCTTGAGGGAGGACCGGCCCGACCAGGTGATCCGCATCGGCTCGTTGCTACCCCCTGAGGAGAAGGAGGGTTTGAAGGCCCTGTTAAGGGAATACTCCCAGGTCTTCGCATGGTCGATTGAGGACGTGCCTGGGATTCCGACCGACCTGGCCGTCCACCACCTCAACGTGGACCCTCGCTTCAAGCCggtgaaagaaaagaagaggagTTTCGCCCCAAAAAGGAATGCGGTGATCAAGAAAGAGGTCGGGAAACTGCTGGAGTCTAAGATCATCCTGGAGGTCTACTACCCGACCTGGTTGGCCAACCCGGTATTGGTTAAGAAGGAGGACCAGACCTGGAGGATTTGCGTGAATTTCACGGATCTCAACAAAGCCTGCCCAAAGGACTGCTTTCCTCTGCCGAGAATCGACAGGTTAGTAGATTCTACTGTGGGATTTGATGTCTTGTATTTTCTGGATGCCTTCAAGGGGTACCACCAGATAGAGATGGCTGAGGAGGACCGGGAAAAGACCTCCTTCATCACCGAGGAGGGAACCTACTGTTACCGGACTATGCCGTTTGGCCTGAAGAACGCGGGAGCCACCTACCAGCGTCTGGTCAACAGACTATTCCAGGATCAGATCGGCAGGAGCATGGaagtctacgtggatgacatgaTCGTCAAGAGCCGAGCTGATCAGCAGCTCATCCTCGACCTGAGGGAGATCCTGGGCATCCTGCGGGAGAGCCGAATGCGACTGAATCCGAagaagtgtacttttggggttAGGTCGGGGAGCTTCCTGGGATTCTTGGTGTCTCGAGACGGGATCCGGGCCAACCCGGATAAGCTCCACACTATCATGGACATGGCCCCCTCGAGGAGCGTGAAGGAGGTCCAGCGGCTCACAGAAAGGATGGCCGCCTTGAACAGATTCCTCTAGCGTTCTGCGGTCCGGGGACTGCCCTTCTTCCGGATCTTGAAAGCTCCCAAAGACTTCCAATGGACTGCTGAGTGCCAGAAAGTCGTCGCCGACCTGAAGGCCTACCTGGCTGAGCTGCCCACTCTGACCGCCCCGGAGCAGGGGGAGACCTTGTTCCTATACCTGTCCGCTTGCAATGGGGCCGTCAGCTCGGTCTTGGTGCGGGAGGACGAGGGGGCTCAGAGGCCGGTATACTACGTCAGCCGTGTTTTGCAAGGGCCGAAAACGCGGTACACACCGGGAGAGAAACTGGTCCTCGCCTTGGTACACGCGGCCCGTAAGCTCCGACCTTACTTCCAGGCTCACAGCATCGTTATCATGACGGATCAGCCCCTTCGGTAGATACTCACAAAGCCCGAGGTCTCGGGCAGAATGACCAAGTGGGCCGTTGAACTAGCCGAGCACGACATCGGCTACCAGCCTCGCACCGCTATCAAGGCTCAGGCCTTGGCGGACTTCCTCGCTGAGGGGGCTAGCTTGGCCATCACCGGGCAGAGCTCTCCGCCCAGGGAGTCGTGGTCGGGAGAGCCTTGGATCCTGTTCGTGGGTAGGGCCTCGAGTAAGGAAGGGAGCGGAGCTGGCCTGCTGCTCATTTCGTCGACCGGGGAGGAGCTGACCTTCGCTCTTCGATTTGACTTCCCCGCATCCAACAATGAAGCCGAGTACGAGGCCCTGCTTACAGGATTACGGATAGCCCACCAGATGGGTATAACCGCGATCAAAGTCCGGAGCGACTCCCAGCTCGTCGTCCTCCAAGTTCGCGGAGAATACGAATCCAAGGAGGAGGTCATGAAGAAATACCTGGCCAAGGTACGGGAGGCAATAGCCCCGTTTGATACTTTTGAAATCGAGCGGGTGCTGAGATCCCAGAACAGGCGCACGGGCGCCCTGTCAAAGCTGGCGTCCTCCTCATTTGCCTACCTGAGCAAGGAAGTCCTGGTAGAGGTGGTCAAACAAAAGAGTATTGATCACGTCCAAGTCTTGCCCATAGACAGCTAGGCCACCTGGATGACCCCCTTGATGAACTTCCTCAGCTCGGGTGTCCTGCCCGAGGACAAGGCGGAAGCTCGCCGACTCCAGCTCAAGGCTGCAAAGTACGCCTACGCTGGGGGGACTCTCGACCGGAGGTCGTATCTGTCCCCCTGGCTAAAGTGCGTGACTCCAGAAGAGGGCGACTACGTCCTTCGTGAAGTTCACGAGGGCTTATGTGCGGCCCATGTGGGGTCCCGGGTACTGGCCAAAAAGTGCCTCCTCCTGGGCTACTATTGGCCCTCGGTGTTCCAAGATGCCGCGGCCCTGGTACAGAAATGCCGAGCTTGCCAGGTGCATGCCCCACTGCGCCACCAACCAGCTAGGGAAATGATCCCCATCCACAGTCCCTGGACCTTCGCCCAGTGGGGGATAGACCTCTTGGGCCCTTTCCCCCGAGCCCCGGGAAGATATGAACACCAAGTCGTAGCCATTGACTACTTCACGAAATGGATGGAAGCGGAGCCTCTGGCCACTATCTCGGGGAGGGCGATTCAAAAATTCTTCTGGAGAAATATAGTCTGCCGCTTCGGGATTCCACATGTCTTGATATCCGACAACGGGCGCCAGTTCACCGAGAACCCCTTCAAGAGCTGGTGTGCCGAGCTCGGGATCAACCAGCACTTTACATCGGTCGGCCACCCACAGGCCAACGGCCAGGTGAAAAATGCTAACCGAACCATTTTGCAGGGCCTGAAAACCAGGTTGGAACTAGCCCAGTCCAACTGGTTGGACGAACTCCCAAGTGTCCTCTGGGCTTACCGCACTATGCCGAGGACGGCTACCCATGAGACTCCGTTCTCTCTGACATACGGTGTAGAGGCGGTGGTACCCTCGCCCCGAACACAGAACTTCGTTGCGTCATCCAACGAGGAAGAACTGAGATGCAACCTGGACATGTTGGAAGTCAAACGTGACGAGGCGGCGATACGGATGGCTAAGTACAAAAGCCAGCTCGCTCGCTATCACAACGAAAAGGTAAGGAACGTACAGTATCGACCGGAAGACCTCGTCTTACGGAGAAACTCGGTCAGCCGATCCCACAGCTCCAACAAGCTCAACCCAAACTGGGAAGG
Protein-coding regions in this window:
- the LOC113714060 gene encoding uncharacterized protein produces the protein MVAAGSFSVVATSSNSLFGGFSFSKPNSADEIRCKTFPMFLKGKARLWFQGLAPGSIRSFRELARQFVAQFVSSKTYSKNATHLIAIRQRPDESLRNFMTRFNAESLQVRDKDEKVVMVAFVNGLRVEELFYKLAEKPPKNLEELLTRAHAAANVEEAGRLKKESDQELGDRKGRGNPLESKDVPAKKNVFDRLSREKAPAPPPLPEKGYTHLTRTRAQILAVMEAEGLGGRPPKMGTLRNKRNQDRYCAFHRDVGHDTEGCWALRKEIENLIQKGFLGRFVRQVCSGQEPGHTYRGDRGEGRSRLS
- the LOC140015895 gene encoding uncharacterized protein; its protein translation is MTKWAVELAEHDIGYQPRTAIKAQALADFLAEGASLAITGQSSPPRESWSGEPWILFVGRASSKEGSGAGLLLISSTGEELTFALRFDFPASNNEAEYEALLTGLRIAHQMGITAIKVRSDSQLVVLQVRGEYESKEEVMKKYLAKVREAIAPFDTFEIERVLRSQNRRTGALSKLASSSFAYLSKEVLVEVVKQKSIDHVQVLPIDS
- the LOC140015894 gene encoding uncharacterized protein, whose translation is MDEEITFGPRDAVPLASGNHEAIVIDIVTNNYRVKKVYVDQGSAVDIMFYRVFKGLGLEDGQLTPVRTPLMDFTGPPINPEGMITLMVTVGQAPKYRTIPVNFVMVKQQSPYNVFLSRPALNAL